From the Hordeum vulgare subsp. vulgare chromosome 1H, MorexV3_pseudomolecules_assembly, whole genome shotgun sequence genome, the window CCATAGTCTGATGGAGAAGCGGCACATGATGAAAAGGTGGATGCCCATTTCTTGCACTCTGTTGCAAAGAGGGCAGATGCCACAGTTGTTCCATCCACGCCGCTCTAGCCAGTCGGCGGTCCATATCATATTTTTAAGAGCAAGTCACGCGAAGAATTTAACTTTTGGAGGGCCCCATGCTTTCCAGACCATGATGTCCATGTGGAAGAGCGTCAAGCCATGTATGCGGTTGCGGCCGTGTCGACATGCTTCCAAACAATGTCATCTTCGGCTTGGCCATCAAGAGGAAAGTCGTTCACAAGCATCCATAAGGAGAAAAGTTCTCGGACATGGGCCTCGAAGACGATGGTTTGGGTTTTATATTTGTCATCCATGCATTCCTGCGAAACGACTCCCGAACTTTCCAGGTCTTTCTCGTGGAGGCTTCGTGAATCAGAGGAGCAATGTCTCTAGGCTTGCGACCAAGCAACCATGGGGAGTCCGAGAAAGGTGTTTTAGCCCCATTCTGCAAGATGATGGTGGTGGAAGCATAAAAGAACTCAAGGTCTTGAGTGGTACACGGGTTTCCCAACCCAACCCTAAACTTGTTAGGCTCCTTCCATTCATTCCATGGCTAGCGTAAGCGCAAACCCTCAGGTCAAGCAGGTACGAACGCAATGGATGAAAATAAGAATACCCGAGATTCCCCGGTCGAGTTTGCACCAAAGAGATAAGGAATCATACTGAAGCTACACAGGCTAGCCCTAAAGCTCGCGTATCCAAGAACAATTatttagatgcaaaaagtatattTATTTTGAGAAAACACATCTTCTGATACTTGTCATGAATTATTCTAACGGAAAGAGAAAAAACCgtcatgttcttcatgaagaAAATAATCCCAACGGCACGGCAACACCGGTTACACCACAGAGCCACCATTGTTCTCGTGACAACTAGAGTAAAAAAATTATCCAAGAACAATTAATGTCTTTCCTCTAAAAAGTACACAAATTATTTACTGCAGAAAATCTCCAGATGACTAGGGCCACAAGAaaggaaatagaaaaaaaagaaaaattgctGCTGCCCAGGATCGAACTGGAGACCTTCAGTGTGTAAGACTGACGTGATAACCACTACACCACAGCAGCTGTATGAACTATTAATAATTAACACTGTAATTGTACGGTAACCGTTATTGTTACGTTCCACGCCTTATTAAATTGAGTCTATCTCCAGCACTTAATCTTCAGATAAATTCTTACGGAACTGTAAATATCACAAGTTGTGCTTTGAACATGTGAGAACCACCGTGAGCTTTTCGGAGATAGACATTGCGCCAAAGACCCGAAGTAAAAGTTCATTTCAGGTAGTACAGCTCACAGAACTACAACTGATATACATTGTGCCCAACCAAGTTGATTTCAACGAGCATAAGGTACGGAAAGATTGCTCTTTGTTCATGAGGTCGGTTTATGTAAACTACGGATCGTCGATCGTCCGTCGGGGATTGGGTTGGGCTGGGAATTAACGGCATGCCTACTGCTTCGGAGACAATCTGATTGGGCAGATTGCAAATGCCATGAGGCGTGCTGCAAAGGCCAGTGAGAACCGCTCATCCTCAGTCAGTGCCCTCTCTATCACCTTAACAACAGACGGATCCTGCCATGAGAGAGATCACATTTTATTATCATATAATACAGATGTCTACACAAAGATGTTGATTAGAAAAGCAGGCATGCTTTGATCAAGAAATGAAACTATGAGATTATCTGTCTAGTTAGCATAAAAATAGGCAGGCTGTATACCTTTATGTGCAATTGGCTGGGAGCAGGACGAATCCGGGCAATGTCGCCGACTCTGATCACATTGTTGACGTTTCCATGTTCATCTGTCTCTGATGGCAACGAAGTTGAGTGCCTCCAATTACCCCCAACTATGAACTTGTAGTAGTACCTGAACCAGTATGGGTTAAACAAACTTGGTTGTGGATAACTCTAAAGTATCACAAGAAAATCGATCATGAGTTGAACCAAATTAGACAAATGGCATCTCTCTGCATTATTCTCATCTAATAACCAACTCCAAGGCACGGATGAATCTCCTTACTGAATTGTCAGAATCAAATAATCGACAGTTTACTTACTTTCCATGTCGAAGTCGAACGTCAGCTTCATATCTGGATCCACCCTTGTGGTTACACTTTAATTTGTCTTTCCAGTTACTTGTAAAGTCCCCCACCAATTCCACGTCCTCACCCTGGAGAAAATGCATGGCATTCGATTCCGTCAGGTTTGTGATTATCAAGATGAAGACAGAAATTAACTAGGATGGTTTCACACCAATACACTGCTCGATGGCAGTCTATTATGAACAAACTTACCTCCCGGCCACTGTTCCAAACAAAGCACACTGAATGTGTAGGAGTACCATCATGTCTTCCATTTTCAACTAATGCAATCAGATCCCAAGTTGCCCAAACAATTGCAGCTCTGTGTATTCAAATTAAACTTTAAGCTCCCaaaacaatagccacaacaactaAGACGGGGGGAAATAAGAACCAGAGTGCTCTTATAGTTGGGTTAATTCCCAAAAAATAAGAAAGCTGTCTCATGTAAACTACCTGTCAGGTCTACATGAATGCAACCCAGTGATGAACTTGTGAGCAATATGAAGAGGTGTATCTTGAACCCAATGTAGATATGCAATCACACATGCTGGTGATCTATCATATCCAGTGGTACAAGTCACATATATACGGTAGTTCTTCCTTATCAGGCGCAAAAGAAGACCAACACAAAAAGGAAGCTTCTTTCTCAGGTCCATGGAATCAACCTctctgaaaaaaataaaaatagagaacAACTATAGTTCAATGACAATCAGATTCCATAGGAAGTGCCAACTATATAGTAGTGATGTTTATTTCCTAAACAGGAAAGTACAACATCTATCTAACAGAAGGGTATATAGTAAAGATAATGCTGAACATCACATACTATACTAGCCAGTATCTACATAACCCTACTTACTGTAACTACGAAATAAAGGAAGAATAAATATCTCTTTTAGCAGGAAAAATACTGCTGCTAATCATCAAGATGTTATTCTGACAATAAGAATAAATGTCGCTTTTAGCAGGAAAAATACTGCTGCTAATAATCAAGATGTTATTCTGACAATAAGAATAAGTATCTTGCTACTGCAAGGCACTCTAATCAACCAATTTTTTCACTCTAATCTACTAGTGAGAAGAATAAAATCCTACCGGATAGGGTAGTTAATCATCAAGATGTTGTTCTGACGACAAGAATC encodes:
- the LOC123452445 gene encoding phosphoglucan phosphatase LSF1, chloroplastic isoform X2; this translates as MVLKQESGPVNLVLERPFAPYPIHQLHQNEDYHILFNRGRVPLPTWNSAMLASKLNKSSPGNGKSGFAIFSPRLLSSQGWVLLSSEKDGLNRRSTNLANRISEIVGFYSDEDDMNAEWAHGSFPLEEYIKALDRAKGELYYNHSLGMQYSKITEQIYVGSCIQTQKDVKMLSETVGITAVLNFQSESERINWGINSEAINDSCRQNNILMINYPIREVDSMDLRKKLPFCVGLLLRLIRKNYRIYVTCTTGYDRSPACVIAYLHWVQDTPLHIAHKFITGLHSCRPDRAAIVWATWDLIALVENGRHDGTPTHSVCFVWNSGREGEDVELVGDFTSNWKDKLKCNHKGGSRYEADVRLRHGKYYYKFIVGGNWRHSTSLPSETDEHGNVNNVIRVGDIARIRPAPSQLHIKDPSVVKVIERALTEDERFSLAFAARLMAFAICPIRLSPKQ